The following nucleotide sequence is from Halobacillus mangrovi.
ATAACCTGAATGATTACCGTCAAAAAGTAGGGATGGTGTTTCAGCACTTTAATTTATTTCCCCATAAAACAGTACTAGGAAATGTTATGGAAGCTCCGACTCAGGTCAAGGGTATTTCTAAAGCTCAGGCGAAAAAAGATGGAAAACAGCTGCTTGAAAAAGTTGGCCTCGGGGAAAAAGCGGATGATTATCCATCTCGATTGTCCGGAGGTCAGAAGCAGCGTGTTGCGATTGCGCGAGCGTTGGCTATGAAACCTGAAATCATGTTATTTGATGAACCGACTTCTGCTCTTGACCCTGAGCTTGTCGGCGAAGTGCTTCAAACGATGAAAGACCTCGCTCGAGAAGGGATGACAATGGTTGTCGTCACTCACGAAATGGGCTTTGCTCGCGAAGTGGCAGACCGTGTCGTCTATATGCATGACGGAAAAATTGTCGAAACGGGAGCACCTAAGGACATCTTCGAAAATCCAAAGGAAGAAAGAACACAGGCCTTCTTGAGCTCCATTTTATAATAGTAAAACCCGCTATGACACATAGCGGGTTTTTTGCTGCCTGTTAATTTTTTTTAAGCATGTAAAAGCCGAATAGGATCAGTACGACAGGCCAGAACCTTTCGATCCACTGAAAAATCATTTGGATTGACGTGAACCAAGAAGGTGTAGTCGGTACAAGTAATGCAAATAAACCGAGTCCTACTAAGATAAGAGCAGGAATCAACCCCGACTTTGTCTTCTGATATCGTAATAGAATAGCGATGCCTATAATAAGGAGGTATACACTCCAGTGGTCAATCCAAAAAGGAAAATGATTCAGGCCGTGAAAATGAATCCCAAAACCTAAAAGCAGAGCTCCTGTAAATATATTTGCATAATCTTTCGTAAGATAGCTATGTAACAAAAAAGCTACACCTACAATGATGAGCAGTGTAGGCCATGAGTAGAATTGGCTCAAAAAGGGAATATTGAATTGACGAATCAAAAAGTACAAACCCAATCCAACGAGTAAAAAGCCTGTGAGTGAGTTCTGTTTTTTCATTAAGAATCCCGTCCTTCTAACGTAAGAAAAATGTCCATTCCTTGCGAATTACCGCATGTTTTGGTATATTACAAACGGATTATAATTTTGTACTCGTTCTATAAAAATAGTAATGATGTCTGGGTCATATAACATTATCGTATCATAACAGTTTCAAAATCTGTTCAAATTTTTACAGAAAAATTTATACGTTTACATGTTATAATGATTGATATGTGATAAGTCTGGAACGTTTAATGGGGGTAGATGTGATGCACATTTTAGCTGTAGGTCTTAATTATAAAACAGCCCCTGTGGAAATTAGAGAAAAGCTTACATTCTCTGAACAACACGTCAATGAAGCAATGGTTCAACTAAACGCCCGAAAAAGTGTGTTGGAGAATGTAATTATTTCTACATGCAATCGCACGGAAATTTTTGCAGTGGTCGACCAGCTGCATACAGGCCGTTATTACATTAAACAGTTTTTAGCTGACTGGTTTAATGTAGATAAAGATGAATTTTCTTCATTTCTTTCTTTTTATGAAACGGACGGTGCGATTGAACATTTGCTGCGTGTAACTGCCGGTCTTGACTCGATGGTACTGGGAGAAACACAAATTCTGGGGCAGATGAAGCAATCCTTTATTCGTGCACAGGAAGCTGGGGCAACTGGCACGATTTTCAATCAATTGTTCAAACAATCCATTACAATGGCAAAAAAAGCACACAAAGAAACTGAAATTGGTGAAAATGCCGTTTCAGTAAGTTACGCTGCCGTGGAGTTGGCGCGTAAAATCTTCGGTGACTTGGTAAACAAACATATCGTCATTTTAGGTGCAGGAAAAATGGGTGAGCTTGCAGCCAAAAACTTGCATGGTTCTGGTGTGCGTAAAGTATCTGTAGTGAACCGTACTTTCTCTAAAGCTCAAATAGTGGCGGATCAATTTAATGGACAAGCGATGACAATGGAGAATTTGGACACCGTACTTTCTGATGCAGATATTGTGATCAGTTCTACAGGTTCGAAAGATTATGTGATTACTCGTGATCGAATGGAGCCCATTCATCGTAATCGAAAAGGAAAACCGCTTTTCTTTGTAGACATCGCCGTTCCAAGAGATCTCGATCCAGCTATGGAAAGTTTAGAGAGTGTATTCCTTTACGATATTGATGATCTTCAAGGCATTGTAGATGCCAATCTCGCGATGCGCAAACAAGCAGCAGAAGAAATTGAAATAATGATTGAAGCGGAGATTGTAGAATTCAAACAGTGGCTGCAGACGATTGGTGTAGTTCCTGTTATCTCTGCTTTAAGGTCTAAAGCGCTTGGAATTCAGGCTGAAACGATGAAGAGCATTGAGCGGAAGATGCCTGATTTAACCGATCGAGAGCGGAAAGTGCTTAGCAAACACACGAAGAGCATTATCAATCAAATGCTGAAGGATCCGATTCTTCAGGCGAAAGAATTAGCCGCACAGCCTGATTCTGAAGAAACATTACGCTTGTTTACAAAAATCTTTGGAATTGAAGAGCAAGTGGAAAATGAGATTGAGCAGCAGGAGAAAAAGCACACCGCTTCAAAGCACAATGAAGAAACCAGTGACTCTTTTCCTGTCATTAATTCGATTGCTCATTCATAAGGGTGGACGTCCCTATGTTGGATTTTAAATGGGTATACGAACTCATCTTATTACTTTATGGGCTAAGTTTAATTGGATATTTCATAGATTTTGTTCAGAATAACCGGAGGGCTAACCGAGTAGCCTTCTGGTTACTTAGTATGGTTTGGGGATTACAAACCTTTTTTT
It contains:
- the hemA gene encoding glutamyl-tRNA reductase is translated as MHILAVGLNYKTAPVEIREKLTFSEQHVNEAMVQLNARKSVLENVIISTCNRTEIFAVVDQLHTGRYYIKQFLADWFNVDKDEFSSFLSFYETDGAIEHLLRVTAGLDSMVLGETQILGQMKQSFIRAQEAGATGTIFNQLFKQSITMAKKAHKETEIGENAVSVSYAAVELARKIFGDLVNKHIVILGAGKMGELAAKNLHGSGVRKVSVVNRTFSKAQIVADQFNGQAMTMENLDTVLSDADIVISSTGSKDYVITRDRMEPIHRNRKGKPLFFVDIAVPRDLDPAMESLESVFLYDIDDLQGIVDANLAMRKQAAEEIEIMIEAEIVEFKQWLQTIGVVPVISALRSKALGIQAETMKSIERKMPDLTDRERKVLSKHTKSIINQMLKDPILQAKELAAQPDSEETLRLFTKIFGIEEQVENEIEQQEKKHTASKHNEETSDSFPVINSIAHS
- a CDS encoding LiaI-LiaF-like domain-containing protein, which encodes MKKQNSLTGFLLVGLGLYFLIRQFNIPFLSQFYSWPTLLIIVGVAFLLHSYLTKDYANIFTGALLLGFGIHFHGLNHFPFWIDHWSVYLLIIGIAILLRYQKTKSGLIPALILVGLGLFALLVPTTPSWFTSIQMIFQWIERFWPVVLILFGFYMLKKN
- a CDS encoding amino acid ABC transporter ATP-binding protein encodes the protein MIQVNKLNKYFGDLHVLKDIDFSVDENEVVVLIGASGSGKSTMLRCLNFLEMKNSGDIYIKGKQVDPKKDNLNDYRQKVGMVFQHFNLFPHKTVLGNVMEAPTQVKGISKAQAKKDGKQLLEKVGLGEKADDYPSRLSGGQKQRVAIARALAMKPEIMLFDEPTSALDPELVGEVLQTMKDLAREGMTMVVVTHEMGFAREVADRVVYMHDGKIVETGAPKDIFENPKEERTQAFLSSIL